One Aegilops tauschii subsp. strangulata cultivar AL8/78 chromosome 7, Aet v6.0, whole genome shotgun sequence genomic window carries:
- the LOC109779100 gene encoding peroxidase 1-like, which produces MAVRFLLLPLALLALAASSAAVANLEIGFYSKTCPDAEKIVREEMIKIIAAAPSLAGPLLRLHFHDCFVRGCDASVLLESTEGNVAEKDAKPNKSLRGFGSVERVKAKLEAACPGIVSCADVLTLMSRDAVVLAKGPFWPVALGRRDGRVSSATEASNELPPASGDVPLLAKIFASKGLDLKDLVVLSGAHTLGTAHCPSFADRLYNSTGAGENGAYGVVDSSLNSEYADKLRLKCKSVDDRTMLSEMDPGSFKTFDTSYYRHVAKRRGLFRSDSALLFDDTTRDYVQRIATGKFDGEFFKDFSASMIKMGDVGVLTGAEGEIRKKCYAPN; this is translated from the exons ATGGCGGTCAGGTTTTTGCTGCTCCCTCTGGCCCTGCTGGCTCTCGCAGCTAGCTCGGCAGCGGTGGCTAACCTAGAGATCGGCTTCTACAGCAAGACATGCCCAGACGCCGAGAAGATCGTCCGCGAGGAAATGATCAAGATCATCGCCGCCGCGCCCAGCCTCGCTGGTCCGCTCCTCCGGCTCCATTTCCACGACTGTTTCGTCAGG GGTTGTGACGCATCTGTCCTCCTCGAATCCACCGAAGGCAACGTGGCGGAGAAGGACGCCAAGCCGAACAAGAGCCTGCGAGGGTTCGGCTCCGTGGAGCGGGTGAAGGCCAAGCTCGAGGCCGCGTGCCCGGGCATCGTCTCCTGCGCTGACGTGCTCACCCTCATGTCCCGCGACGCCGTCGTGCTGGCCAAGGGCCCCTTCTGGCCAGTGGCGTTGGGAAGGAGAGACGGAAGGGTGTCCAGTGCCACGGAGGCCAGTAACGAGCTGCCCCCGGCCTCCGGCGACGTCCCTCTGCTCGCCAAGATCTTTGCCTCCAAGGGCCTCGACCTCAAGGACCTCGTCGTGCTCTCCGGCGCCCACACGCTCGGCACGGCGCACTGCCCGTCTTTCGCTGACCGGCTCTACAACAGCACCGGCGCCGGCGAGAACGGTGCCTATGGCGTCGTCGACTCGTCTCTGAACAGCGAGTACGCCGACAAGCTAAGGCTCAAGTGCAAGAGCGTTGATGACCGTACTATGCTGTCGGAGATGGACCCCGGGAGCTTCAAGACCTTCGACACCAGCTACTACCGCCACGTCGCCAAGCGGAGGGGCCTCTTCCGCTCCGACTCCGCGCTCCTCTTCGACGACACCACCAGGGACTACGTCCAGCGCATCGCCACCGGCAAGTTCGACGGCGAGTTCTTCAAGGACTTCAGCGCGTCCATGATCAAGATGGGCGACGTCGGCGTGCTCACCGGGGCCGAGGGAGAGATCAGGAAGAAGTGCTACGCCCCAAATTAG